The proteins below come from a single Parcubacteria group bacterium genomic window:
- the uvrB gene encoding excinuclease ABC subunit UvrB has product MFENKFKISSKFKPEGDQPNAIAQLVGGLEAGKKSQTLLGVTGSGKTFTIANVIEKVQKPTLVIAPNKTLAAQLAQEFRTFFPKNAVEYFVSYYDYYQPEAYIASTDTYIEKESQINEEIDRLRHAATAALMSRDDVIICASVSCIYGLGSPDYYRNSMLEMKVGAKMEREKIARILVDMQYARSDILARGKFRLTGSTLEVITPGREIVTRIDLEDDKIQKIVEYDFLTGEKLATLEQTFIYPAKHFVVPEAIMESALGKIEKELEAQKKFFQDKGKILEAERIWRRTRQDLEMMREVGYCNGIENYSLYLTGRKSGEAPYTLMDYFAANNASQNNAGGVRNFLTVIDESHVTVSQLNGMYNGDHSRKENLIDNGFRLPSAFDNRPLKFQEFEKKMAQTIFVSATPGKYEIEKSTKEVETHCNASLRANGIIEQVIRPTGLIDPEIIIRSAKGQVKDVASEIEKTVAKKNRALVTTLTKKMAEDLSDFLKESGVKAEYLHSGVDTLDRVRILEKLRRGEFDVLVGVNLLREGLDLPEVALVAILDADKEGFLRSETSLIQTIGRAARNVHGQVILYADQMTGSMTRAITETNRRRALQTAYNKKHKITPKTIKKKIISIVDHEINPQIVQDFSQLETLEDIAGYVKLREREMKDAARNLEFEKAAIIRDEISQLRKMQRS; this is encoded by the coding sequence ATGTTCGAAAACAAATTCAAAATTTCATCCAAGTTCAAACCCGAAGGCGATCAGCCCAATGCGATTGCGCAGTTGGTCGGTGGCCTCGAAGCTGGCAAAAAAAGTCAGACGCTTTTGGGTGTGACTGGGTCAGGAAAGACTTTCACGATTGCTAACGTGATTGAAAAAGTACAAAAGCCGACGCTCGTGATTGCGCCGAACAAAACTTTGGCGGCGCAGTTGGCGCAAGAGTTTCGTACCTTTTTTCCCAAAAACGCGGTGGAATATTTCGTTTCCTATTATGACTATTACCAGCCCGAAGCCTACATTGCTTCAACGGACACCTATATCGAAAAAGAATCCCAGATCAACGAAGAGATTGATCGGTTGCGCCACGCGGCGACGGCGGCGCTGATGAGTCGCGATGATGTGATTATCTGTGCGTCCGTGTCCTGTATCTATGGCTTAGGCAGTCCGGACTATTATCGCAATTCGATGTTGGAAATGAAAGTCGGAGCAAAAATGGAACGAGAAAAAATCGCGCGGATTCTCGTTGATATGCAATATGCCCGCTCGGACATTTTAGCGCGCGGAAAATTTCGACTGACCGGAAGCACATTGGAGGTGATCACGCCGGGTCGTGAAATTGTGACACGGATCGATCTGGAAGATGATAAAATTCAAAAAATTGTAGAATATGATTTCTTGACCGGTGAAAAATTAGCGACATTGGAACAGACGTTCATTTATCCGGCCAAGCATTTTGTCGTGCCGGAGGCGATCATGGAAAGTGCCTTAGGGAAAATTGAAAAAGAACTGGAAGCGCAGAAAAAGTTTTTTCAAGATAAGGGCAAAATTTTGGAGGCAGAAAGAATTTGGCGGCGGACGCGCCAAGATTTGGAAATGATGCGCGAAGTTGGATATTGCAACGGGATTGAAAATTATTCCCTATATTTGACCGGTCGTAAATCTGGCGAAGCACCCTATACTTTGATGGACTACTTTGCAGCTAATAACGCTTCACAAAATAACGCAGGAGGAGTCAGAAATTTTCTCACTGTGATTGACGAATCACACGTAACTGTTTCTCAGCTCAATGGAATGTACAACGGTGATCATTCGCGTAAAGAGAACCTAATTGACAACGGCTTCCGTTTGCCCAGCGCCTTTGACAATCGTCCGCTAAAATTCCAAGAATTTGAAAAAAAGATGGCACAGACAATTTTTGTGTCGGCGACGCCGGGGAAATATGAAATTGAAAAATCTACAAAAGAGGTAGAGACGCATTGCAATGCGTCTCTACGGGCTAACGGCATCATCGAACAAGTCATCCGTCCGACCGGTCTTATCGACCCAGAAATTATTATCCGTTCGGCCAAAGGGCAAGTAAAAGACGTAGCGAGCGAAATTGAAAAAACGGTCGCCAAGAAAAATCGCGCACTGGTCACGACGCTCACCAAGAAAATGGCCGAAGACTTGTCGGATTTTTTGAAAGAAAGTGGAGTGAAGGCGGAATATTTGCACAGTGGCGTGGATACTTTGGACAGAGTTAGAATTTTGGAAAAATTAAGACGCGGAGAATTTGATGTTTTGGTCGGCGTCAATCTTTTGCGTGAAGGTCTTGATCTTCCCGAAGTGGCCCTCGTGGCGATTCTCGATGCCGACAAAGAGGGCTTTTTGCGCAGTGAAACTTCGCTCATCCAAACGATCGGACGTGCGGCGAGAAACGTCCACGGACAAGTCATCCTTTATGCCGATCAAATGACCGGCTCAATGACGCGCGCCATAACCGAGACGAACCGCAGACGCGCGCTCCAGACAGCCTATAATAAAAAACACAAAATCACACCAAAAACGATCAAGAAAAAAATCATCTCGATCGTTGATCACGAAATCAATCCTCAAATTGTGCAAGACTTTTCTCAACTGGAAACGCTGGAAGATATCGCCGGCTATGTGAAATTGCGCGAACGCGAAATGAAAGACGCCGCCAGAAACTTGGAATTTGAAAAAGCGGCCATTATCCGGGATGAAATTTCACAGCTGCGGAAAATGCAGAGGAGTTAA
- a CDS encoding BRO family protein: MTKMEVALGVHKDFENIKKIDENGVEFWEARELMPLLGYPNWQKAQEVISRAIKACINSVQDTDNHFNQLVKMVEIGSNTVRQVRDWKLDRYACYLNLEL; this comes from the coding sequence ATGACAAAAATGGAAGTTGCATTGGGAGTCCACAAGGACTTTGAGAACATTAAAAAGATCGATGAAAATGGTGTCGAATTTTGGGAAGCGCGGGAGCTGATGCCTCTCTTGGGTTATCCAAATTGGCAAAAAGCCCAGGAAGTTATCAGTAGGGCTATAAAGGCTTGCATTAATAGCGTTCAGGACACGGATAACCATTTTAACCAGTTGGTTAAAATGGTCGAAATAGGTTCAAATACTGTAAGGCAGGTGCGGGATTGGAAACTTGATCGCTACGCTTGTTATCTTAATCTCGAACTATGA
- a CDS encoding sugar phosphate nucleotidyltransferase, translating into MKFIIFAGGQGTKLWPLSREDKPKQFQPIVGNKTLFRQNVESLLKEYGSQDIFVSTKRRYVKYVVEDAPEISLENIIIEPDVARNTGPATGFAIVKVAMKYPKEPFMIVQADCLRKPDKKFIEMTRAAERLVKKEKKLVTGGQKALYPDMGIDYLMLGEQVKSKEDMDIFKIQKFIPRLDTYEETEELISNFKIATHSNHYCWYPDLMLALYEKHNPAWHKALMKIKTALGKKDSTREVDKIYASMKSGPVEDVTKHIFDQTYLIINPFKWMDMGTWGVIYEYLASPEQAYTDGNILAIESRNSLIKGNGNKLIATIGIDNLLIVDTDDALLICPKSRAQDVKKIVEELKERGGKYL; encoded by the coding sequence ATGAAATTTATAATCTTCGCAGGAGGGCAAGGAACTAAACTTTGGCCATTGAGTCGAGAAGACAAGCCAAAGCAATTTCAGCCAATAGTGGGAAATAAAACTCTCTTCAGGCAAAATGTTGAATCGTTACTCAAGGAATATGGATCTCAGGATATTTTTGTTTCAACCAAAAGAAGATATGTGAAGTATGTAGTTGAAGATGCGCCGGAAATATCTCTAGAAAATATTATTATTGAACCGGACGTGGCGAGAAATACCGGGCCAGCCACAGGCTTTGCAATTGTGAAAGTAGCTATGAAATATCCCAAAGAACCTTTCATGATTGTTCAAGCGGATTGCCTTCGTAAGCCGGACAAAAAATTCATTGAAATGACAAGAGCCGCCGAAAGACTAGTTAAGAAAGAGAAAAAGCTGGTAACTGGAGGACAAAAAGCGCTCTACCCAGATATGGGCATTGACTATTTAATGCTAGGTGAGCAGGTCAAAAGCAAGGAGGATATGGATATTTTCAAAATTCAAAAATTTATCCCCCGGCTGGATACCTACGAAGAAACAGAGGAGCTAATCAGTAATTTCAAAATAGCAACCCACTCAAATCACTATTGCTGGTATCCCGATTTGATGCTGGCTCTTTATGAAAAACATAACCCCGCCTGGCATAAGGCACTGATGAAGATAAAAACAGCTCTCGGGAAAAAAGATTCAACGAGGGAAGTGGATAAAATTTATGCTTCTATGAAATCTGGCCCAGTAGAAGATGTTACAAAACATATTTTTGATCAGACCTACCTGATTATCAATCCATTTAAGTGGATGGACATGGGCACCTGGGGGGTTATTTATGAATACCTAGCTTCTCCAGAACAAGCCTATACGGATGGTAATATTTTGGCTATTGAAAGCAGAAACTCGCTTATCAAGGGGAATGGAAATAAATTGATTGCAACAATTGGCATAGACAATTTGCTAATTGTGGACACGGATGATGCACTGCTCATTTGTCCCAAATCCCGAGCGCAGGATGTGAAAAAAATAGTGGAAGAGTTGAAAGAGCGGGGAGGGAAGTATCTATAA
- the secG gene encoding preprotein translocase subunit SecG, which yields MLKIINIAEIVIAIALIVSILLQNRGAGLSGTFGGGFEGYYTRRGFEKFLVYFSIFLSTAFIILAIINLILTNKLN from the coding sequence ATGCTAAAAATCATTAATATTGCTGAAATCGTCATCGCTATCGCGCTCATCGTTTCTATCTTATTGCAAAACAGAGGCGCGGGACTGTCCGGCACATTCGGTGGCGGATTTGAAGGCTATTACACCCGACGTGGATTCGAAAAGTTCTTGGTCTATTTTTCCATCTTTCTTTCCACCGCCTTTATCATTCTGGCTATTATTAATTTGATTTTGACTAACAAGTTAAACTAA
- a CDS encoding peptide ABC transporter substrate-binding protein, which yields MLFISSLGYWGISFYYSHTQALPNYGGEYIEGSVGQPQHINPLLSASNDVDADLSKIIYNGLLKYDDKGALIPDLAERYEISEDKTVYTFYLKKNVTWHDGVSFSARDVIFTFNLISDPAYKSPLRSNWQGVTANLVDDSTVTFTTSPYAGFLSNATFGILPQHLWDSVKPENFSLAQFNLEPIGTGPFKYSGSYQKDSKGNILSYKLVANPNYFDGKPYLSKITFNYYTDEDSALDAYNRKEIMGMSSISSQKIAAIKNKNSSLEHIFSIPRYSAVFLNQSKSLPLADDKVREALNYATDRKEIIQLVLDGKGTPVYSPILPGMLGYSADLGKVDYDQEKAKKILDDAGWKVSDDKFRKKNDTLLEINLITTDWDEFTESAEILKTQWEKIGAKVAIESLSVSDIQQNFIRPREYEALLFGQVMGADPDLYSFWHSAQKKDPGLNLAMFGDSETDKLIENARIEFDPAKRAELYTQFQEKLVAEIPAIFLCSPEYIYPVNKKVQGIDIQNLISPAKRFSNIDKWFISTKRVWKK from the coding sequence TTGCTTTTCATTTCTTCTCTCGGCTATTGGGGGATTTCTTTCTATTATTCGCACACCCAAGCATTGCCAAATTATGGCGGTGAATACATCGAGGGTAGCGTCGGTCAACCGCAACATATCAATCCTTTGCTCAGCGCGTCCAATGATGTTGATGCTGATCTGTCTAAGATTATCTATAACGGCCTTCTGAAATATGACGACAAAGGAGCACTTATCCCTGACTTAGCAGAGCGCTACGAAATCAGCGAAGATAAGACCGTCTATACTTTTTATCTGAAAAAAAATGTCACTTGGCATGATGGCGTGTCCTTTTCTGCCCGGGATGTAATTTTTACTTTCAACCTGATTAGTGACCCGGCCTACAAAAGCCCTCTACGCTCCAATTGGCAAGGCGTCACAGCCAATCTTGTCGATGATTCCACTGTCACTTTTACCACCAGCCCATATGCCGGGTTTCTCAGCAATGCTACTTTTGGCATTCTCCCTCAGCATCTATGGGACAGTGTAAAACCAGAAAATTTTTCTTTGGCCCAATTTAATCTGGAACCGATCGGCACCGGACCGTTCAAATATAGCGGTTCATACCAAAAAGATTCCAAAGGCAACATCCTTTCCTACAAACTAGTCGCCAATCCAAACTATTTCGACGGGAAACCTTATCTTTCCAAAATCACTTTTAATTACTACACGGACGAAGATTCCGCGCTAGACGCCTATAACCGCAAAGAGATTATGGGGATGAGCAGCATCTCTTCTCAGAAAATAGCTGCGATAAAGAATAAAAACAGTTCATTGGAACATATTTTTTCCATTCCGCGCTATTCGGCAGTTTTCCTCAATCAAAGCAAAAGCCTGCCCTTGGCTGACGATAAGGTCAGAGAAGCCCTGAACTATGCCACCGACCGGAAGGAAATCATCCAACTCGTACTTGATGGAAAAGGCACGCCCGTCTACTCCCCGATTCTCCCGGGAATGCTTGGCTATTCTGCCGATCTAGGAAAAGTAGATTATGATCAGGAAAAAGCCAAAAAAATTCTGGATGATGCCGGCTGGAAAGTATCCGATGATAAATTCCGCAAAAAAAATGATACGCTGTTGGAAATAAATCTTATCACTACTGATTGGGATGAATTTACTGAAAGCGCAGAAATTCTCAAGACTCAGTGGGAAAAAATCGGAGCCAAGGTTGCCATAGAAAGTCTCTCTGTTTCGGATATCCAACAAAATTTTATCCGGCCAAGAGAATATGAAGCTTTGCTTTTCGGCCAAGTGATGGGTGCCGACCCCGACCTCTATTCTTTCTGGCACTCGGCCCAGAAAAAAGATCCCGGTCTCAATCTCGCAATGTTCGGCGATAGTGAAACAGATAAATTGATCGAGAATGCTCGCATCGAATTTGATCCCGCCAAGCGCGCCGAGCTTTATACGCAATTCCAAGAGAAATTAGTGGCTGAAATACCCGCTATCTTTCTTTGCAGCCCGGAATATATCTACCCAGTCAACAAAAAAGTCCAAGGCATCGACATCCAAAATCTCATCTCCCCCGCCAAACGCTTTTCCAATATTGACAAGTGGTTCATCAGCACCAAACGGGTTTGGAAGAAATAA
- a CDS encoding bifunctional phosphoglucose/phosphomannose isomerase, protein MPKTNKIDKENLRQVIIDSPKQFAEGFRLAKNIKLKKQKFTAVCVSGMGGSSLPADLLRTYVDHLFETNSKDNAPLEIIQNKSYALPKRTLKNCLHIFASYSGNTEETLSALDEAIKLKLPSVGLMHGGKLQELCTKNNIPYVILPAVSQPRYASGYFFATSLQILNNLNLIEDKSKEIDRLAKKLEEMVTTLEAPGKILAKKLNGKTPIIHTTDKYRSVALIWKIKINENAKTPCFWNFYPELNHNEMVGYTLPQGKFHIVTLLDPTDNPRIIKRMKITAPLLKTKGIETTFFEMPGTELFTKIFSTLLFGDWVSYYLALAYGQDPTPVDMVEDLKKALA, encoded by the coding sequence ATGCCAAAAACAAACAAGATCGACAAAGAAAATCTGCGTCAAGTCATCATCGACTCTCCCAAGCAGTTTGCCGAAGGATTCCGGTTAGCAAAAAACATCAAACTAAAAAAACAGAAATTCACCGCCGTCTGCGTTTCCGGTATGGGAGGCTCATCACTGCCGGCTGATCTGCTACGAACTTACGTTGATCATCTTTTTGAAACCAACTCAAAGGATAATGCGCCCTTGGAAATAATCCAAAATAAATCCTACGCCCTTCCCAAAAGGACACTCAAAAATTGCTTACACATCTTCGCATCTTATTCCGGCAATACAGAAGAGACGCTTTCTGCTCTCGACGAAGCGATAAAATTGAAACTTCCTTCTGTCGGGCTGATGCACGGCGGAAAATTGCAAGAACTTTGCACGAAAAACAACATCCCATATGTCATCCTACCAGCCGTCAGTCAACCGCGCTATGCCAGTGGCTATTTTTTCGCTACCAGCCTGCAGATTCTTAATAATCTCAACCTTATTGAAGATAAATCAAAAGAAATCGATCGTCTGGCTAAAAAACTGGAGGAGATGGTTACAACACTCGAAGCACCAGGGAAAATTTTGGCCAAGAAATTAAATGGAAAAACGCCGATTATCCACACGACAGACAAATATCGATCGGTTGCTCTTATCTGGAAAATTAAAATTAACGAAAATGCCAAGACGCCTTGTTTTTGGAATTTTTATCCAGAACTCAATCATAATGAAATGGTCGGCTACACTTTGCCCCAAGGAAAATTTCACATCGTAACGCTCCTTGACCCGACTGATAATCCCAGAATTATAAAGCGGATGAAAATCACCGCCCCCCTGCTCAAAACTAAAGGAATCGAAACGACTTTTTTTGAAATGCCCGGTACTGAATTATTCACCAAAATTTTTAGCACGCTACTTTTTGGCGATTGGGTTTCCTATTACCTCGCCCTTGCCTACGGCCAAGACCCAACGCCAGTTGATATGGTGGAAGATTTGAAAAAAGCCCTAGCTTAG